One window of uncultured Methanoregula sp. genomic DNA carries:
- a CDS encoding thioredoxin family protein — protein sequence MEEKPAGSKTPDRQNGDSPSSDQQSIPLAAPVEVNDQTWERSVEKTKTLVAVMFYSPTCAFCHQMDPYFRSYAVEYRDRVLFVRLNIVSSQWTAERYGIRSTPTFKFFCDGKPVQELVGAIYPALLKKMIEDVLLHGKECAKNSTLIDYEITGYG from the coding sequence GTGGAAGAAAAACCGGCTGGATCCAAAACACCGGACAGGCAAAACGGAGATTCACCATCTTCGGATCAGCAGAGCATACCTCTGGCGGCGCCTGTTGAGGTCAACGATCAAACCTGGGAACGATCCGTTGAAAAGACCAAAACACTGGTCGCGGTCATGTTCTATTCACCTACATGTGCGTTCTGTCACCAGATGGATCCCTATTTCAGGAGTTATGCCGTGGAATACAGGGACCGGGTGCTTTTTGTACGGCTCAACATTGTCTCCAGCCAGTGGACTGCCGAGCGATATGGTATCAGGAGCACGCCAACGTTCAAGTTTTTTTGTGACGGGAAGCCGGTCCAGGAACTCGTCGGGGCCATTTACCCGGCATTGTTAAAGAAAATGATCGAGGACGTGCTCCTCCACGGAAAGGAATGTGCAAAAAATTCGACCCTGATCGATTATGAAATAACCGGGTACGGATAA